One stretch of Tribolium castaneum strain GA2 chromosome 5, icTriCast1.1, whole genome shotgun sequence DNA includes these proteins:
- the LOC656229 gene encoding maternal protein pumilio isoform X7: MKDMGPDMIAPAAKKLWGLEAKDAKSLALNHLNHEQVWRDSTWAAPEHAVSASLAMGRRGGFVGGDTGSILSPRGSDNGGLGVKMVEYVLGGSPTNKDNIGLEPRMRALHLVDDKDKDKPQSPKEEVNGQAVQNGQVSEDEKGFNRTPGSRQPSPAEEELTKNGISLDPTVVVMKPQEQLPPHLQHHHLPPHLAPHLGVTLTESVNQQFDHFEQPPPAPYDQQPHQYPPPPPQQHQVDSAVLQQQQHNFDVQQLFRSQQTQAATPSGAAQLQLLQQQQQYLAQQQQQAAFPQPPYVLNHQQEPSYLITAGVPQYYGVGPWVYPAPANLIQQGASNGARRPLTPNGTAEAQQQVQPQVPGGYIVPYYDQNTPILMAQGAAMRNGTPMRLVSPAPVLVQPQANRQTPAGASLYSSTPQSLYGANVNTSVNGGTLGGVAQGVGSGLFPPLHAAPPSAPFGSSSLGNIGSSATTTSLHTDNFVGLGLNTTSSGRRDSFDRNTSAFSPSLDYRQKWPTSYNIGSSPSPLTGSLTPPPSAPLQLGGLMTSRVLSAAPGAEAKYRNSVAAGLTTNAMFGSTNSLFTKINSSLSTVPSSLDKGQQGRSRLLEDFRNNRYPNLQLRDLANHIVEFSQDQHGSRFIQQKLERASATEKQMVFNEILSAAYNLMTDVFGNYVIQKFFEFGTAEQKTTLAQKVRGHVLPLALQMYGCRVIQKALESIPPEQQQEIVRELDGHVLKCVKDQNGNHVVQKCIECVDPNALQFIIQSFSGQVYTLSTHPYGCRVIQRILEHCTPEQTAPILAELHQHTDQLIQDQFGNYVIQHVLEHGKPEDKSQLISSVRGKVLALSQHKFASNVVEKCVTHATRAERALLIEEVCGFNDNALHVMMKDQYANYVVQKMIDVSEPTQRKVLMHKIRPHLNSLRKYTYGKHIIAKLEKYFMKTPGSMGSIGGELGPIGPPTNGVL, encoded by the exons ATTGCTCCGGCAGCAAAAAAACTATGGGGTCTCGAAGCAAAAGACGCAAAATCTTTAGCATTGAATCATTTAAATCACGAGCAAGTTTGGAGGGATTCAACATGGGCAGCACCAG AACATGCGGTGTCGGCGTCTCTTGCCATGGGACGACGAGGAGGCTTCGTAGGAGGCGATACTGGCAGCATACTTTCGCCTCGAGGGTCCGACAACGGAGGTCTCGGCGTCAAAATGGTGGAATATGTGTTAGGTGGTTCACCAACTAACAAAGACAACATTGGACTCGAACCTAGGATGCGTGCCTTGCATTTGGTTGatgataaagataaagataagcCACAAAGTCCGAAAGAGGAAGTCAACGGACAGGCGGTTCAAAATGGTCAAGTTTCAGAAGACGAAAAGGGTTTCAA CCGAACGCCCGGTAGCCGACAACCATCGCCGGCAGAGGAAGAACTTACCAAAAATGGAATCTCGTTGGACCCTACCGTGGTGGTTATGAAGCCGCAAGAACAGTTACCACCACATTTACAACATCATCACTTACCACCCCATTTGGCACCACATTTGGGCGTGACATTAACCGAATCGGTTAATCAACAATTTGACCATTTTGAACAACCACCGCCTGCTCCCTATGACCAACAACCTCATCAGTATCCACCACCTCCGCCGCAACAACATCAAGTCGACAGTGCCGTTCTacagcaacaacaacacaattttgacgTGCAG CAACTCTTCCGATCTCAACAAACCCAAGCGGCAACTCCTAGCGGAGCCGCCCAATTGCAGTTGCTGCAACAGCAACAACAATATCTCGCCCAACAGCAACAACAAGCGGCGTTTCCTCAACCACCTTACGTTCTTAACCATCAGCAAGAACCCTCCTACCTCATTACCGCCGGTGTTCCACAATATTATGGTGTTGGTCCATGGGTATATCCGGCACCGGCGAATCTCATCCAACAAGGAGCTAGCAACGGAGCCAGAAGACCTCTCACTCCAAATGGCACAGCCGAAGCACAACAGCAAGTACAA CCGCAAGTTCCTGGGGGTTACATTGTTCCATACTATGATCAAAATACCCCAATTCTTATGGCACAAGGTGCGGCAATGCGAAATGGTACACCCATGCGCTTGGTTAGCCCTGCTCCTGTACTTGTGCAACCTCAAGCTAACCGACAAACACCAGCAGGTGCTTCCCTGTATTCTAGTACTCCCCAGAGTTTGTATGGTGCTAATGTGAATACTTCGGTTAATGGAGGAACTTTAGGAG GTGTGGCCCAAGGTGTTGGTTCTGGGTTATTCCCACCTCTTCATGCAGCACCACCTTCTGCTCCATTCGGTAGTTCTTCTCTAGGAAATATCGGTTCATCCGCTACAACCACATCCCTTCATACAG ACAACTTTGTAGGCCTGGGACTGAACACGACATCGTCTGGACGTCGCGACTCGTTCGACCGGAACACGTCAGCGTTCTCGCCGTCGCTGGACTACAGACAGAAATGGCCAACATCCTACAACATCGGCAGCAGTCCCAGTCCTCTAACGGGAAGCCTGACACCTCCGCCGTCGGCGCCTCTCCAACTCGGCGGACTGATGACATCGCGGGTTCTTTCGGCGGCGCCCGGAGCCGAAGCGAAATACCGAAATTCCGTGGCGGCAGGACTGACAACGAATGCGATGTTTGGATCGACGAATTCCCTCTTcacgaaaataaattcatcGTTATCAACGGTCCCTAGTTCGCTGGATAAGGGACAACAGGGCCGATCACGCCTGCTCGAAGACTTTAGAAATAACAGATATCCGAATTTACAATTGAG AGATTTGGCCAATCACATCGTGGAGTTCTCGCAGGACCAGCACGGGTCGCGGTTTATCCAACAGAAGTTAGAACGGGCTTCGGCGACCGAAAAACAGAtggtttttaatgaaattctaTCGGCAGCTTATAATCTTATGACTGACGTCTTCGGCAATTATGTTATACAAAAGTTCTTCGAATTCGGGACCGCTGAACAGAAGACGACGTTGGCGCAGAAAGTCAGAGGTCACGTGCTTCCATTAGCTCTACAAATGTATGGTTGTCGGGTCATTCAAAAGGCTCTCGAATCGATTCCGCCTGAACAACAGCAAGAAATTGTGAGAGAATTGGACGGGCATGTTTTGAAGTGCGTCAAGGACCAAAACGGAAATCATGTGGTCCAAAAGTGCATCGAATGTGTCGACCCCAACGCCTTGCAG tttattaTTCAGTCATTCTCGGGGCAAGTGTACACGTTATCGACCCATCCGTACGGCTGCCGGGTCATTCAACGCATTTTAGAGCATTGCACACCTGAGCAGACTGCTCCAATTTTAGCCGAATTGCACCAACACACCGATCAGTTGATCCAGGATCAGTTTGGAAACTATGTCATCCAGCATGTGTTGG AACACGGAAAGCCCGAAGATAAGAGTCAGCTGATTAGCAGCGTGAGAGGGAAAGTTTTAGCTTTAAGTCAGCATAAATTCGCCAGTAACGTCGTCGAGAAGTGCGTCACTCACGCGACCCGGGCCGAGAGGGCGCTACTAATCGAGGAAGTGTGTGGATTTAACGACAA TGCTCTCCATGTCATGATGAAAGATCAGTATGCGAATTACGTGGTTCAAAAAATGATAGACGTGAGTGAGCCAACACAGCGAAAGGTGTTGATGCATAAAATCAGGCCTCATCTTAACTCGTTGAGGAAATACACGTACGGCAAGCATATTATTGCCAAGTTGgagaaatattttatgaagACTCCGGGATCTATGGGCTCTATCGGAGGAGAGCTCGGTCCGATTGGACCGCCGACCAATGGAGTGCTCTAA